In Methanocella paludicola SANAE, the sequence GCGCCTATTCATAGGTAAATCAAATATCGGCGAACAGATATAACGATGACGTTCGAAACGTCATAGGACGTTCAAGTCGTCAGCTCGCAGCCGTCCTCGGTGATGATCATCGTATGCTCCGCCTGGGAGACCAGGCCGTGCTGGTGCTCCACGAGCACCGGGTAGCCGTGGACGATGCCCTGCCTCATCAGCGACGTCAGCGACCTGTCGACGAACTTACCGGTGAGCCAGCGCCGTGCGAATGGCAGGCCGTTGTACTCCAGTATCTGCTTGAGCAGCTCCCTTTCATGAGGCATGCGCACCGGCTTCACCTTCAGGAGGCTGAAGATCTCGATGAACGGGCCCTCGACCACGATGCCGATGCCGTTCGTGGCGAAAGGCTCGATAGCGATGACCTGGCCGGCCTCCAGCGTCACGCCCTGCCCGATGCGCTTGTTCGGAATGGCCGGCTCCGAGTGCTGGACGTATCGCTCCAGGCCGTGGCCCGTAAGATTGTATACCGGCTTGAAACCGAAGCCCTCGATGGTCTCCTCGATGACGGCCCCGATCTCGCTGGTGTTCACGCCCGGCTTGACGATCTTGATGGCCTGCTCGAGGGCCGACCTGGACGCCTTGACGAGGTCCGGGTTGCCCGAAAGGTCGACGGTGACCGCCGTGTCGGCGATGTAGCCGTCGATGTGGACGCCGATGTCCACCTTGACCATATCGTCGCCGAACTCCCGCACGTCGTCGAGGCCCGGCGTGTCATGCGCGGCCTCCTGGTTGATGGAGATGTTCACGGGAAAGGCCGGCTTGCCGCCCTTCTCCACGATCTCCGCCTCGATGGCGTTCGCCACGTCCAGTAACTTAGCCCCCTTCTTTACCTTCGACACGGCGTTCTCCCTCACTTCTTTCAGGATCACGCCGGCCTTACGGTATTTCTCCAGTATCTCCGGATCCATTCAGACCACCAGCTTCTTGGGCGCCTTTGTCAGGTTGATGTTGCCCTTATCCGTGACCACGACCATGTCCTCGATGCGTACTCCGCCGATGCCCTTGATGTACAGGCCCGGCTCGACGGTGACGACCTGCCCCGGCTTCAGGGGCTCGAGGCCCGCGTCGCCGATGGACGGGTACTCGTGGATGTTGATCCCCACGCCGTGGCCCGTCGAGTGGATGAATCCCTCGGCCGCGCCCGTCCTTGTCGTGCCGTAGCCGAGCTTCTCGAAGTAGTCGCAGACCATGTCGTGGACCTGCTTGCCCGTGACGCCGGCTTTGATCGCGTTCAGCGCCACGTTCTGCGCTCCCAGGACCGCGTCGTACATTTTTTGTACCTCGGGCGAGGGCCTGCCCTTGACGACCGTCCTCGTCATGTCCGCCCAGTAGCGGCCCTTCTTGCCGTACGGGTAAATATCGATGACGATTGGCTCATTCTCTTTTATGGGCCCTGCCCCGGAAAAGTGCGGGTCAGCTGATCCCGGCCCTGCCGCCACGATGCTGTCCGTGGTATCGTAACCGTTCCTGACGAACACGAGGTCGACCTCGCTTTGCAGGAACTCCGAGGTAAGGGGCTTGCCCTCGTAATGTAGCACGCCGTTCACGGGCTTCGAGGCCTCGATGATGCTTATGGCGTGTTCCATGGCCATCTCGTTCACGGCCTGCGCCTTCTTGATCTTCTCGATCTCGTCGGGCGCCTTGACCGAGCGGGCCTCGTCGAACAGCCGGGGCGCCGGGATGACCTCGATGCTCTTAGCCCTCAGCAGGTCGGCCGTCAATAACGGAAAATCGACCGGAACTCTCGCCTTTTTGATCTTTAAGGACGCGAAAATGGCGGCCAGCGTGTCGACCAGCGCCAGTTCGGGGTCACGGAGGGCCCTCAGCCGGCCCATGTAATCGTATTCTTCCATCGAATGAACGTTCTTGACCTTTGCCTCTTTCTTCGCCCTCTCGAACTCCATCTGGCTGACAAAGAGGTATTTCTTATCGTCCTGGCAGAGATAGACGAACCGGTCCGGGGCCAGGAATCCCGATGCATAGTACATATCCGCGCTGTGGTAGCTTTCACTTACGAGCAATATCGGCTCTCCACAGCCGCTTTTAGTTCCACTGCTCATGTTATCCCGTATACAAAGCAGGCCTCATTGCTTAAAAAATTATGCCAGAGCCTCATTCTTTGGGCCCTTCCGCGGGAGGCCTGTTCAAGCGTATTAAATTCTCCTTACCCTTTTTGATCTTGATGATCGTGCCCTTCTCCTTGAGGTCCGAGAGCACCATGCTCAGCTTGGACTTCGAAAAGTCGGTCTTCCTCACGAGGTCCGACTGGAACATCTGGCCGCCCGCCTCTTCAAGGTACCTGACGATGCGCTCCTCGTCGGACAGGAATCGGCCCTCGTCCGGCACCGGAAGCACCTCGGGCTCCGCAGTGCCAGCGTCGGGCATGATCAGATCGGGCACGGGGGGCGCCTCCACGGGCCGGGGCCTGCGATTCATGAAAAGGTATGCGGCCCCGAAGCCGAGGGCGGCCGAAACGGCCATGGCGGGGATCAGCATCCACCACTCGATGGCGAACGCCGCGGATGCCGTCTTTTGCATGATGATGGATGGTTCGCCAGACTGGAATAGCATGACGTCCGACACCGTGTCATTGGTCACGTCCACAGACCATTTGACCTGAGGCTGGTAAGATTTCTTATAATCGTACTGGTCCGGCGAAATGCTGTCGATCTCGTAGCCGGAGGGCAGCGTAAAGGAGATGGAGTCGCCCTCGCTCAATAAGAAGCCGTCGACGAAAGAGTCCCCGACTTCCAGGGAATCGCCGCCGGTCATTGCGAAGCCGGTCCAGGTGAACTCGTAGCGGATGACGCCGTAAGAGCGGGAGGTGTTATCCAGCATGGCGTAGGGCTGATTTTTCTCGACCGACACTTCGACGTCGTTAACGGCCATGGCCCTGCCGATCGTTCCGCTGATCCTCGCCACGTAGTCCTTCATCCGGGCCTCGAACTCGGCAAGGTACTTATCCCTGCCCTGTGCTGCGATCGCGTCCCATTCGATGATGTCTTCCTGCGTATCCAGCGAGAACACTTTCTCGGTCGTCCACCGGGCGTCGCCGTTCGGGAACAGTTCGACCTTGACGACGGTCGACTGCGCCAGCGTGGGTGCCGCTAATGAGAGGGCACAGAGCAGCACGAGCGACATTACGGCCAATTTAATTAAGATGCGGGTCATCCTTATCCTTTACAGATTTATTCGATAACTTAGACACTGTTTATCAATTAATTCATATATCCTTTGCCGTCCGGCCACCATGGAAAAAATTGAATACATCGACGGGCATAAGTTGCAGCGACATGGATAAAGTGAGTGCTGCCTGCCGGGAGCTGGTCTCGCTTATTGTTTCGGGGGACGTATCCACCCAGGCCGAGCTAAATAAGGCCAAGAAGATGGTGAGCATAGCCCATGGCCTGTCCAGCCTGCCTCGCAACTCCGACATACTAAGGGAGGCCGGCGAGGACTATGATGCCGTGCTCGGGATACTCCAGAAGCGCCCTGTGCGGACGATGTCGGGCGTGGCCGTCGTGGCGGTCATGACCTCCCCGCACAAGTGCCCGCACGGCAAGTGCGTACCGTGCCCGGGCGGCGTGGACTCGGTGTTCAACTCGCCCCAGAGCTACACGGGCGCAGAGCCGGCGGCGCTGCGGGCCATCCAGGAGAACTACGACCCGTACCGCCAGGTCACCGCCCGCCTGAGCCAGCTACGGCAAATAGGCCACGAGCTGGACAAGGCCGAGCTGATCGTCATGGGCGGCACCATCACGGCCCGGCCGCTGGACTACCAGCAGTGGTTCGTGAAGCGCTGCCTGGACGCGATGAACGACTTTGGCGTCGACCCTGTTCATACTAAATACCTGGAGGACGCCCAGGCGGCGAACGAGGAAGCTGCGGTCAGGGACGTCGCGATGACGTTCGAGACCCGGCCCGACTGGTGCCGCACGGCGCACATCGACCGCATGCTGGACATGGGCGTGACGAAGGTCGAATTAGGCGTGCAGAGCACGTACGATTTCATCTTAAAGCGCATCGAGCGCGGCCACACGGTGGCCGACAGCGAAGAGGCGAACCGGGCGCTCCGGGACTCGGCCATCAAGGTCGGGTTCCACATGATGCCCGGGCTGCCGGGCTCGGGCTTCGACAGGGACCTGCGCATGTTCGAGGCGGTGTTCAGCGACCCGCGCTTTTGCCCCGATTACCTGAAGATCTACCCCACGCTCGTCACCAGAGGCACGAGGCTATACGACATGTGGGAGCGGGGCGAGTATACGCCCTATTCGAGCGAAGAAGCGGCCCTGCTGCTGGCCAGGATGAAGGAGCGCCTGCCGAAGTGGGTGCGGCTCCAGCGGATCCAGCGGGACATCCCGGTAAAGCACATTGCCGCCGGCGTCGTCAAGAGCAACGTGAGGCAACTCGCCGGGGATATCCTCCGCAGCGAGGGAAAGGAATGCCGCTGCATCCGGTGCCGGGAGATCGGGCACAAGGCCATGAAGGGCCTGAAAGGAGACCCGGGCTCGGTGAGGCTCGACGTGGTAAAATACGAGGCCTGCGGAGGCGCCGAACACTTCATATCATTCGAGGAGCCGAACATCGACGCGCTCGTCGGCTTCACCAGGCTCCGGTTCCCCTCGAGGCCCCATCGCCCGGAGCTTGAGAACGCCGCGCTGGTCAGGGAGTTGCACGTCTACGGCAGGATGGTGCCCATAGGCCAGAGCAACGAAAACTGGCAGCATAGGGGCTATGGCGTTGAGCTATTGAGCAAGGCGACGGACATGGCGAGAGATGCGGGCTACGGGAAGCTGGCGGTCATGAGCGGCATCGGCGCCAGGCCGTATTATAAGAAGCTCGGGTTCGAGAGGGACGGCCCCTTTATGTCCATACGTATACGGGCCTGACGTTCAATAAATCATAATTTATATGGCAAATATTAAATATATTTAATATTATTTATTTATGTGTGAAGCTTCTACCGGCCGCCCTCATTCGCCCTAACGGGCAGGTATCTAAGGCTCAGGCGCCGAAAAAGGCGGAGCCTGAAATAAGCACGGCCGCGGCGGCCGCGCTAGCGCTGCTGGCGGTCGCCGGCGTGTTCATCGTCGGCGAAGCCTACCTGTCACGCATCATCCTGACCGCGGACGAGAGGGGCGCCCTTCTCAATACGCTGCTGCTCTGCGACGTGGTCGTCCTCGGCTTTGCGCTGCTCACCACGGCCCTTCTCGGGTACTTTTACTCTGCCCGCTATGGCAAGCACCGAGGCCTCCTGAGCCCGGGCAGGTCTGCCCTCTTCGGCGCCATGATGGCACTGCCGATCATTTACATCGCCAGCGATCTCGCGTTCAAGCCAGAATATTTCGCAGGCTTCGAGGCCGAGCTGGCGCTGGGGCTGTCCGCCATGGGCATCGCCGGCCTTGCATTGTGCTGCACCGAGATGCTCGAGCACGCCAGGCCTGACCGCATCCTGTCCCGCTACCTGGAAGAGATACGGGGCCAGTTCATGGAGCGGGAGGGCCCGGCCGGGCCTGCCGCATTGCAGAGGCCGGTATTTAGAGGGAACTCGGGCCTTGGCCTTATGGCGATGATCGACAGGCTTTGCCAGAGGGGCGACGGCGAGGCCGTTGTCCGTGCGCTCGAAGAGATAAAAGCGCCCGCGCTGGAGCCGGCGAAAAGCGCCCGGAGCATTGCCCTTGCCGCGTCCATGGTATCCCTCATCGGCGAGACGGCGGCCGCGGGAGCGAAGCACGGGAGGCACGAGGTCGTCTACCGTGCCCTGGACACGCTGGCGGACGTTGCCGTTTCCTCTCCCCACGACGGCACGGCCTCGCTGGCGTTCAGGTCGCTGGGAGGCGCCTTTAACGCGTGCTGCATAGACCTGGACGAGCGGACGCTGAACCGGCTCGAGACGAAGATGATGGAGACGTATACCTCTGTGTACGACCGCACGGGACGCGGAGAGGCACTTGAGCTGGCCGCGGCGATGGCCGAGAAGGCGTCCGCCACCCGCATGTTCGTCACCGAGGAGTACGACGGCGTGCTCTACATCTCCGGAGGCGTTTATCGCAGGCTCGCCGAGGCCGGCGATTCCGAGGAGTACGCGAATAAGGCCCTCATGGCGCTATTCGAGGCGCTTACGGCCCGGACCGCCGAGGCCAGCCCGCTCGACCACGCCTGTATCAAGGGCGAGATGGGCCGGGCTTACCTGGCGCTGGCGAAAGCGAAGAACCCGGTGAAGGCCTATAAAAGCGCGGCGCAGGCCTTCGAGGACGCGGGCAGGCTCCTCGATGCCAAGATATATCCATGGGACTCGGCCCTGTACCGGGGCAGGGCGGCCGGAGCCTACACCTTCCTGGCGGATGAGTACTGCCGCAGCCGGCGCTATGACGATGCCATCCAGGCGGCCCGCAGCGCCCTGGCGCTATACCCCGACGTCCTGAAGTTCTTCGAAAAGCGCTCCCCGGAGGACTATATGGAGGCTTCCTCGAACATGGGCTTCGCCCACACCATCGTCAGCGAGGTCTACCTCAAGTCCCGGATGTTCGACCTGTCCCTGCAGCACGCCGCGAGTGCCCTTAACGCGTACTCCTCGTCCGCAAAAGCCCTCGACCCAAAGGCTATGCCAGAGCGCTACGCGTTCCTGAAGACCTGCATCGGGCAGACCCATGCGAACATGGCGGAGATCCACTTCCGCGAGAAGCGCTACGAGAGCGCCATCAGCGCGTGCGACGGCGCCATCGCCGCCTACAACGAGGCCATCCGCATCTATGACGAGCGTAAGAAAGATAAGCCCGCTTCCGCGGCCAGGAAGCACCTCAAGAAGGCCAATGACCTGTTCAGCACGATGATGCGCATCGGGGTGGCCGATAGTAAGCCGCTGGCGCCGGTGGCCGAGATATGAAAAGGGCCACGGCTCAAAGCATGAGGAACGCCTTCGGCGCCGAGTGCGCTGCGCACATGCGCTATCTGCTTTTTTCTGATCAGGCAGCTTTTGAGAATTTCCCCAACATCGCCCGGCTTTTTCGCGCCCTCGCATTTTCCGAGAAGGTTCACGCATCATCCCACTACCGTCAGACAAAGGAGCTGCTTGGCGAATATTGTGTAAATTTTTCAGCGCCGTTCATTCTGAATCGCACCGTCGATAACCTGACTAAAGCGTTCGAGAGCGAGAAGGAGGAGAGCGAGGAATATTACCAGCCCCTGGCCGCCGGCGCCCGGTCCCAGGGAGAGATGCACGCCGCCCAGAGCTTCGAGTGGTTGGCGCAGGTGGAAAAAGCGCACTCGGACATGGTACGACGAGCGCTCGATGCGCTGGAGCACGCAGCCGAAGACCCGGAGATCGGTGAGCTCTACGTCTGCGACATTTGCGGGCTCGTCATGGAGGAAAAACCGCCCGAGAACTGCCCGGTGTGCAGGGCAAAGCAATTCAGGTTCCGGCTCATAGAATGAGCAAGCGATGAACCATAAATTAAATACTGGTACCGGCCATAGTATCTACAAAAATAGAAGTTGTGTTTACCATGTCCATACTCATAGCGCTGGCCGGGAAGCCGAACTGCGGCAAATCCACCTTCTTCAAGGCCGCTACGCTCGCGGACGTCGAGATAGCGAATTATCCCTTTACGACCATCAAGCCCAACCTGGGCGTCTCTTATGTCAGGGCAAAGTGCCCCTGCAAGGAATTACACCTGACCTGCCCGAAGTGCTCGGACGGCGAGCGCTTCATCGCAGTAGAGCTGCTCGACGTGGCCGGGCTGGTGCCCGAGGCGCACAAGGGTAAGGGCCTCGGCAACGCTTTCCTGGACGATATGCGACAGGCGCAGGCCATCATCCACGTCATCGACGCCAGCGGAGGCACGGACATCGAGGGGAACGTCGTGCCGGTAGGCACGCACGACCCGCTGGACGACATCAAATTCCTCGAGACCGAGATCACCATGTGGATGTTCGGCATCCTCCACAAGAACTGGGTCAAGCTCTCCCGTAAGGCGTCCGCATCGGGCGAGAAGATCGAGGACGTCATCGCCGAGCAGTTCGCCGGGCTGGGCATCGATAACGTAATGGCCAAGCAGGCATTGCTCGAGACGGGCCTTGTGGACAAGCACATCGTGAACTGGACGGAGCCGGAGATGATCGAGCTCTCCGATCTCCTTAGAAAGATCAGCAAACCCCTGGTCATAGCGGCCAACAAGGCCGACATCGCCCCGCCCCAGAACCTTGAGAAGCTCAAAGGCCTGGAGAAGGACGGCTACAGGGTCATCGCGTGCAGCGCCGGCATCGAGCTCGCCTTACGGAACGCTGCAAGCCACGGGTTCATCCAGTACCTCCCGGGCGATAAGGACTTCACCATAAAGAACCCCGAGAAGCTTAACCCCGCGCAGAAGGGGGCCCTGGAGAAAATGAGGGAGTT encodes:
- a CDS encoding rubrerythrin family protein, whose protein sequence is MKRATAQSMRNAFGAECAAHMRYLLFSDQAAFENFPNIARLFRALAFSEKVHASSHYRQTKELLGEYCVNFSAPFILNRTVDNLTKAFESEKEESEEYYQPLAAGARSQGEMHAAQSFEWLAQVEKAHSDMVRRALDALEHAAEDPEIGELYVCDICGLVMEEKPPENCPVCRAKQFRFRLIE
- a CDS encoding helix-turn-helix transcriptional regulator; the encoded protein is MSLVLLCALSLAAPTLAQSTVVKVELFPNGDARWTTEKVFSLDTQEDIIEWDAIAAQGRDKYLAEFEARMKDYVARISGTIGRAMAVNDVEVSVEKNQPYAMLDNTSRSYGVIRYEFTWTGFAMTGGDSLEVGDSFVDGFLLSEGDSISFTLPSGYEIDSISPDQYDYKKSYQPQVKWSVDVTNDTVSDVMLFQSGEPSIIMQKTASAAFAIEWWMLIPAMAVSAALGFGAAYLFMNRRPRPVEAPPVPDLIMPDAGTAEPEVLPVPDEGRFLSDEERIVRYLEEAGGQMFQSDLVRKTDFSKSKLSMVLSDLKEKGTIIKIKKGKENLIRLNRPPAEGPKE
- the map gene encoding type II methionyl aminopeptidase produces the protein MDPEILEKYRKAGVILKEVRENAVSKVKKGAKLLDVANAIEAEIVEKGGKPAFPVNISINQEAAHDTPGLDDVREFGDDMVKVDIGVHIDGYIADTAVTVDLSGNPDLVKASRSALEQAIKIVKPGVNTSEIGAVIEETIEGFGFKPVYNLTGHGLERYVQHSEPAIPNKRIGQGVTLEAGQVIAIEPFATNGIGIVVEGPFIEIFSLLKVKPVRMPHERELLKQILEYNGLPFARRWLTGKFVDRSLTSLMRQGIVHGYPVLVEHQHGLVSQAEHTMIITEDGCELTT
- a CDS encoding tRNA uridine(34) 5-carboxymethylaminomethyl modification radical SAM/GNAT enzyme Elp3, with amino-acid sequence MDKVSAACRELVSLIVSGDVSTQAELNKAKKMVSIAHGLSSLPRNSDILREAGEDYDAVLGILQKRPVRTMSGVAVVAVMTSPHKCPHGKCVPCPGGVDSVFNSPQSYTGAEPAALRAIQENYDPYRQVTARLSQLRQIGHELDKAELIVMGGTITARPLDYQQWFVKRCLDAMNDFGVDPVHTKYLEDAQAANEEAAVRDVAMTFETRPDWCRTAHIDRMLDMGVTKVELGVQSTYDFILKRIERGHTVADSEEANRALRDSAIKVGFHMMPGLPGSGFDRDLRMFEAVFSDPRFCPDYLKIYPTLVTRGTRLYDMWERGEYTPYSSEEAALLLARMKERLPKWVRLQRIQRDIPVKHIAAGVVKSNVRQLAGDILRSEGKECRCIRCREIGHKAMKGLKGDPGSVRLDVVKYEACGGAEHFISFEEPNIDALVGFTRLRFPSRPHRPELENAALVRELHVYGRMVPIGQSNENWQHRGYGVELLSKATDMARDAGYGKLAVMSGIGARPYYKKLGFERDGPFMSIRIRA
- a CDS encoding M24 family metallopeptidase — its product is MSSGTKSGCGEPILLVSESYHSADMYYASGFLAPDRFVYLCQDDKKYLFVSQMEFERAKKEAKVKNVHSMEEYDYMGRLRALRDPELALVDTLAAIFASLKIKKARVPVDFPLLTADLLRAKSIEVIPAPRLFDEARSVKAPDEIEKIKKAQAVNEMAMEHAISIIEASKPVNGVLHYEGKPLTSEFLQSEVDLVFVRNGYDTTDSIVAAGPGSADPHFSGAGPIKENEPIVIDIYPYGKKGRYWADMTRTVVKGRPSPEVQKMYDAVLGAQNVALNAIKAGVTGKQVHDMVCDYFEKLGYGTTRTGAAEGFIHSTGHGVGINIHEYPSIGDAGLEPLKPGQVVTVEPGLYIKGIGGVRIEDMVVVTDKGNINLTKAPKKLVV
- a CDS encoding redox-regulated ATPase YchF — translated: MSILIALAGKPNCGKSTFFKAATLADVEIANYPFTTIKPNLGVSYVRAKCPCKELHLTCPKCSDGERFIAVELLDVAGLVPEAHKGKGLGNAFLDDMRQAQAIIHVIDASGGTDIEGNVVPVGTHDPLDDIKFLETEITMWMFGILHKNWVKLSRKASASGEKIEDVIAEQFAGLGIDNVMAKQALLETGLVDKHIVNWTEPEMIELSDLLRKISKPLVIAANKADIAPPQNLEKLKGLEKDGYRVIACSAGIELALRNAASHGFIQYLPGDKDFTIKNPEKLNPAQKGALEKMREFLKKNDGTGIQKCLNEVVFGLLGYIVAYPVEDESKFTDKSGNVLPDAFLIKKGSTARDLAFRVHTQIGESFLFGINARTKMRLGDKYELQDNDIIKITSTK